A section of the Agromyces aurantiacus genome encodes:
- a CDS encoding ABC transporter substrate-binding protein: MMRISRTARRGVTVGLAIGSVALLTACGTTSGTPTATEEALTELGDGEGQVSILAWPGYVEDGTNDPAVDWVTPFEEETGCQVTSKTYGTSDEAVNLMKTGEYDVVAASGDATLRLIAGGEVQPVNTDLIPNYEGIYDFLKEKEWNSVDGQSYGVPHGYGANLLMYNTDVFTEAPTSWDVVFDKASENAGKVTAYDSPIYIADAAVYLMAHQPELGIENPYALDEEQFQAAVDLLKEQRQSIGEYWSDYLKEIQAFESGDSVVGTTWQVIQNVLADSGAPTDVVLPEEGATGWSDTWMVASDAANVNCAYEWLDYIASPEANAQATAYFGEAPSSDAACEFREDCEAYHAGDEDYASQIWYWTTPIAECVDGRTDVECVDYAQWTEAWSEIKG, encoded by the coding sequence ATGATGCGCATCTCGCGCACGGCACGCCGCGGCGTGACCGTCGGACTCGCGATCGGCTCGGTCGCGTTGCTCACCGCCTGTGGCACCACCTCGGGAACCCCGACGGCGACCGAGGAGGCCCTCACCGAGCTCGGCGACGGCGAGGGACAGGTCTCGATCCTCGCGTGGCCCGGCTACGTCGAGGACGGCACCAACGACCCCGCCGTCGACTGGGTCACCCCGTTCGAGGAGGAGACCGGCTGCCAGGTCACCTCGAAGACCTATGGCACGTCCGACGAGGCCGTGAACCTCATGAAGACGGGCGAGTACGACGTCGTCGCCGCCTCGGGCGACGCGACGCTCCGCCTCATCGCGGGCGGCGAGGTGCAGCCCGTCAACACCGACCTGATCCCGAACTACGAGGGCATCTACGACTTCCTCAAGGAGAAGGAGTGGAACTCGGTCGACGGGCAGTCGTACGGCGTGCCGCATGGTTACGGCGCGAACCTGCTCATGTACAACACCGACGTCTTCACCGAGGCGCCCACCTCGTGGGACGTCGTGTTCGACAAGGCGAGTGAGAACGCGGGCAAGGTCACCGCGTACGACTCGCCCATCTACATCGCCGACGCGGCGGTCTACCTCATGGCGCACCAGCCCGAGCTCGGCATCGAGAACCCGTACGCACTCGACGAGGAGCAGTTCCAGGCCGCGGTCGACCTGCTGAAGGAGCAGCGCCAGTCCATCGGCGAGTACTGGTCGGACTACCTCAAGGAGATCCAGGCGTTCGAGTCGGGTGACTCGGTCGTCGGCACGACCTGGCAGGTCATCCAGAACGTGCTCGCCGACTCGGGTGCGCCGACCGACGTCGTCCTCCCCGAGGAGGGCGCGACCGGATGGTCCGACACGTGGATGGTCGCGTCCGATGCGGCCAACGTGAACTGCGCGTACGAGTGGCTGGACTACATCGCCAGCCCCGAGGCCAACGCCCAGGCGACCGCGTACTTCGGCGAGGCCCCGTCGAGCGACGCGGCCTGCGAGTTCCGCGAGGACTGCGAGGCCTACCACGCCGGTGACGAGGACTACGCCTCGCAGATCTGGTACTGGACCACGCCGATCGCCGAGTGCGTCGACGGTCGCACCGACGTCGAGTGCGTCGACTACGCCCAGTGGACCGAGGCCTGGTCCGAGATCAAGGGCTGA
- a CDS encoding ABC transporter permease — protein sequence MRLSRLSRTTLGVVAVLILVLVYVPLFVVLVNSFSTSTSLSWPPPGFTLEWWQRAFRSAGAMEAVGTSVVVALVSTAIALLLGTLISFALQRFDFFGRHAINLLVILPIALPGIITGIALNNFFRTIMGIPLSIWTVVIAHATFCIVTVFNNVIARLRRTGTKLEEASADLGAGVFTTFRLVTFPQLRSALLAGGLLAFALSFDEIIVTTFTAGSGVTTLPIFILNNMFRPSQAPIVSVIAVVLVIVSIVPIYLAQRLSGDDEQKAP from the coding sequence ATGCGACTCTCCCGACTCTCGCGCACGACGCTCGGCGTCGTCGCCGTCCTGATCCTCGTGCTCGTGTACGTGCCGCTGTTCGTGGTGCTCGTGAACTCGTTCTCGACCTCGACGTCGCTCTCGTGGCCGCCGCCGGGCTTCACACTCGAATGGTGGCAGCGCGCCTTCCGCAGCGCCGGTGCGATGGAGGCGGTGGGCACGAGCGTGGTCGTCGCGCTCGTCTCGACCGCGATCGCGCTCCTGCTCGGCACGCTCATCTCGTTCGCGCTCCAGCGGTTCGACTTCTTCGGCCGGCACGCGATCAACCTGCTCGTGATCCTGCCGATCGCCCTGCCGGGCATCATCACCGGTATCGCGCTGAACAACTTCTTCCGCACGATCATGGGCATCCCGCTCTCGATCTGGACGGTCGTGATCGCGCACGCGACCTTCTGCATCGTGACCGTGTTCAACAATGTGATCGCCCGCTTGCGGCGGACGGGCACGAAGCTCGAGGAGGCGTCGGCCGACCTCGGCGCGGGGGTCTTCACGACCTTCCGGCTCGTGACGTTCCCGCAGCTGCGCTCGGCGCTGCTCGCGGGCGGGCTGCTGGCGTTCGCGCTGTCGTTCGACGAGATCATCGTGACGACGTTCACGGCGGGCTCGGGCGTGACGACGCTGCCCATCTTCATCCTGAACAACATGTTCCGGCCGAGCCAGGCGCCGATCGTGTCGGTGATCGCGGTCGTGCTCGTGATCGTGTCGATCGTGCCCATCTACCTCGCGCAGCGGCTGTCGGGCGACGACGAGCAGAAGGCGCCGTAG
- a CDS encoding ABC transporter permease, with translation MTTNATAPTSPPGRGIPRPKATTARRTSVFLSTHPRTRLALLLSAPLFWLALVYVVALAALLVTAFWSVDSFTGQITTEWTLDNIITVLTGSLYQTVTLRTIGVALLVTIIDVALALPIAFYMAKVASPRARRLLVIAVLMPLWASYLVKAYAWRSVLSQDGILEWVLAPFGLHTPGYGLTATIITLSYLWLPYVILPIYAGLERVPDSLLEASADLGGKSWPTIRHVVLPLAAPAIIAGTIFSFSLSLGDYITVNIVGGASQMLGNLVYTNVGAANNLPLAAAIALIPIAIIFGYLALVRRTGALDNL, from the coding sequence ATGACGACGAACGCGACCGCACCGACCTCACCGCCGGGCCGCGGCATCCCACGCCCGAAGGCCACGACCGCCCGCCGGACGTCGGTGTTCCTCAGCACGCACCCGCGCACCCGGCTCGCGCTGCTGCTGTCGGCCCCGCTGTTCTGGCTCGCCCTCGTGTACGTGGTGGCGCTGGCCGCGCTGCTGGTCACCGCGTTCTGGTCGGTCGACAGCTTCACCGGCCAGATCACGACCGAGTGGACGCTCGACAACATCATCACGGTGCTCACCGGGTCGCTGTACCAGACGGTGACGCTGCGCACGATCGGCGTGGCGCTGCTCGTCACGATCATCGACGTCGCGCTCGCCCTCCCGATCGCGTTCTACATGGCCAAGGTCGCCTCGCCGCGCGCCCGCCGGCTCCTCGTGATCGCCGTGCTCATGCCGCTGTGGGCCAGCTACCTCGTGAAGGCGTACGCCTGGCGGTCGGTGCTCTCGCAGGACGGCATCCTCGAGTGGGTACTCGCGCCGTTCGGGTTGCACACCCCGGGCTACGGCCTCACCGCGACGATCATCACGCTGTCGTACCTGTGGCTGCCCTACGTGATCCTGCCGATCTACGCCGGGCTCGAGCGCGTGCCCGACTCGCTGCTCGAGGCATCCGCCGACCTGGGTGGAAAGTCCTGGCCCACCATCCGGCACGTCGTGCTGCCGCTCGCGGCACCCGCGATCATCGCGGGCACGATCTTCAGCTTCTCGCTCTCGCTCGGCGACTACATCACCGTGAACATCGTCGGCGGCGCGAGCCAGATGCTCGGCAACCTCGTGTACACGAACGTCGGCGCGGCCAACAACCTGCCGCTCGCCGCCGCGATCGCGCTCATCCCGATCGCGATCATCTTCGGCTACCTCGCGCTCGTGCGTCGCACGGGCGCCCTGGACAACCTGTAG